Proteins from one Holophagales bacterium genomic window:
- a CDS encoding carboxypeptidase regulatory-like domain-containing protein, protein MKWLLRALLVVLIATPAFGQQTGSIVGKVTMADGSTLPGVSIQATANVLPQPRNTVSGNNGEFRLPLLPPGKYEVTFTLSGMGTVKRAADVVLRQDTIVNASLALASLKGEVTVVATASLLDTESSALKAAVTDSVIKALPVGQDYRDLVKLVPGVQYTEDGTRGPSAGGSGQDNTYAFDGVNVTLPLFGTLSAEPSSHDIEQVAVVKGGADATDFNRSAGISINTVSRSGTNAFHGSLSYQIQPESTVAKRETTSASVFDEDKSWAVANIGGPIVKDRLFFYGSYYRPESTRENRANLYGDVPDDYENSRNEFFGKLTYAPAASILLNGSYRTSDREEKNSVAGEAYAASTSNGYEAKQKIAILEGSWIINDRSYATAKFTDFRNPNQGRPDTALSLAPSLDGSVNIDPMALDRMGLVTIPVPVTGQTAYNAFIAPIINRYGYVQDGVSKGGGRVGGGSQYDNDDFYRQSFQLGYDVSFGKKVTHNVHVGYQYSKDQEDLYRTSNAWGLVTVPGGRINCPTAATACAGRPVYYQAQVQQQGILDVPTINSQYVSHNIELNDSIRWSNVTVNVGLLMSNDLLYGQGLREKDGTVSGFEVAQGNKYQMHEIGFGDALQPRLGIVWAYSGANTVYGNFARYVPTAGSLPRAASWARNSAVTVNAYFDADGKFIGSTPEAGSSGKIFVDGLDPRKTDEYMIGTTKDLGGGWNGRIHGRYRKSDNFWEDTNNDARLLYNPPEGIPRELYIPNLAAIRNEIGGSSYVIAALDGAFTKYYEAGLEAEWRGRNAYVRGSYVWSHYYGNFDQDNSAGSGTGNDSNIFIGSSNIGDGAGRQLWNFKYGDLRGDRRHQFKVYGSYTLPWKSSVGAYAIYQSGQPWEYHSYEPYISQTTSTSDSNRYAEPAGSRTTDDHYQLDLNFTHAFPIGDTFRIEARVDVFNIFDNQTGYNVQDNVHTANPGTYQTFYDPRRFQFALKLEF, encoded by the coding sequence ATGAAGTGGCTCCTGAGGGCATTGCTGGTGGTTCTCATCGCGACACCAGCGTTCGGTCAGCAGACCGGAAGCATCGTCGGCAAGGTCACGATGGCCGACGGGTCGACCCTGCCCGGGGTCTCCATCCAGGCGACCGCGAACGTGCTGCCGCAGCCCCGGAACACCGTTTCGGGAAACAACGGCGAGTTCCGCCTCCCGCTGCTGCCGCCCGGCAAGTACGAGGTGACGTTCACGCTTTCGGGCATGGGGACCGTGAAGCGCGCGGCCGACGTCGTCCTGCGCCAGGACACGATCGTCAACGCGTCCCTCGCTCTCGCATCGCTCAAGGGTGAGGTCACGGTCGTGGCGACGGCGAGCCTTCTCGACACCGAATCGTCCGCGCTCAAGGCCGCGGTGACCGACTCGGTGATCAAGGCCCTGCCGGTCGGCCAGGACTACCGCGACCTCGTGAAGCTCGTCCCCGGCGTCCAGTACACCGAGGATGGCACGCGCGGACCGAGCGCCGGAGGCAGCGGCCAGGACAACACCTACGCCTTCGACGGCGTGAACGTCACCCTGCCCCTCTTCGGCACGCTCTCGGCCGAGCCGTCGTCGCACGACATCGAGCAGGTCGCGGTCGTGAAGGGGGGCGCCGACGCGACGGACTTCAACCGCTCCGCGGGCATCTCGATCAACACGGTCAGCCGATCCGGGACGAACGCCTTCCACGGCAGCCTCTCCTACCAGATCCAGCCCGAGAGCACGGTCGCCAAGCGCGAGACGACCAGCGCCTCCGTGTTCGACGAGGACAAGAGCTGGGCGGTCGCCAACATCGGCGGTCCGATCGTCAAGGACCGGCTCTTCTTCTACGGGTCCTACTACCGCCCGGAGAGCACGCGCGAGAACCGCGCCAATCTCTACGGGGACGTCCCGGACGACTACGAGAACTCGCGAAACGAGTTCTTCGGAAAGCTCACGTACGCGCCGGCCGCGTCGATCCTCCTCAACGGCTCGTACCGGACCTCGGACCGCGAGGAGAAGAACAGCGTGGCGGGCGAGGCCTATGCCGCCTCGACCAGCAACGGCTACGAGGCGAAGCAGAAGATCGCGATCCTCGAGGGCTCCTGGATCATCAACGACCGCAGCTACGCGACGGCCAAGTTCACCGACTTCCGGAACCCGAACCAGGGAAGACCGGACACCGCGCTCTCCCTCGCGCCGTCGCTCGACGGCAGCGTCAACATCGACCCCATGGCGCTCGACAGGATGGGGCTCGTGACCATCCCCGTGCCGGTGACCGGCCAGACGGCCTACAACGCCTTCATCGCCCCCATCATCAACCGGTACGGGTACGTCCAGGACGGAGTCAGCAAGGGCGGTGGCCGCGTGGGCGGCGGGTCGCAGTACGACAACGACGACTTCTACCGCCAGAGCTTCCAGCTCGGCTACGACGTCTCCTTCGGCAAGAAGGTGACACACAACGTGCACGTCGGCTACCAGTACTCCAAGGACCAGGAGGACCTCTACCGGACCTCCAACGCCTGGGGGCTCGTCACCGTGCCCGGCGGCCGCATCAACTGCCCGACGGCCGCCACGGCCTGCGCCGGGAGGCCGGTCTACTACCAGGCGCAGGTGCAGCAGCAGGGCATCCTCGACGTCCCCACCATCAACTCCCAGTACGTGTCGCACAACATCGAGCTGAACGACTCGATCCGGTGGTCCAACGTCACCGTCAACGTCGGCCTCCTGATGAGCAACGACCTGCTCTACGGACAGGGCCTCCGGGAGAAGGACGGCACCGTCTCGGGGTTCGAGGTCGCCCAGGGGAACAAGTACCAGATGCACGAGATCGGCTTCGGGGACGCGCTCCAGCCGAGGCTCGGCATCGTCTGGGCGTACAGCGGAGCGAACACCGTCTACGGGAACTTCGCCCGCTACGTCCCGACGGCGGGCTCGCTGCCGCGCGCCGCGTCGTGGGCGCGCAACTCGGCGGTGACGGTCAACGCCTACTTCGACGCCGACGGCAAGTTCATCGGCTCCACCCCCGAGGCCGGCTCATCGGGCAAGATTTTCGTGGACGGCCTCGACCCGCGCAAGACCGACGAGTACATGATCGGCACGACCAAGGACCTCGGCGGCGGCTGGAACGGCCGCATACACGGCCGCTACCGCAAGTCCGACAACTTCTGGGAAGACACCAACAACGACGCCCGCCTCCTCTACAACCCGCCGGAAGGGATTCCGCGGGAGCTCTACATCCCGAACCTGGCCGCGATCCGCAATGAGATCGGCGGGTCGTCGTACGTCATCGCCGCCCTCGACGGCGCCTTCACGAAGTACTACGAAGCGGGCCTCGAGGCCGAGTGGCGCGGCCGCAACGCCTACGTCCGCGGCTCGTACGTCTGGAGCCACTACTACGGCAACTTCGACCAGGACAACAGCGCCGGCAGCGGCACGGGAAACGACAGCAACATCTTCATCGGCTCGTCGAACATCGGCGACGGCGCCGGCCGCCAGCTCTGGAACTTCAAGTACGGCGACCTCCGCGGCGACCGCCGGCACCAGTTCAAGGTCTACGGCTCCTACACCCTTCCCTGGAAGAGCTCCGTCGGCGCGTACGCCATCTACCAGTCGGGCCAGCCGTGGGAGTACCACAGCTACGAGCCGTACATCTCGCAGACGACGAGCACGAGCGACTCCAACCGCTACGCGGAGCCGGCCGGCTCGCGCACGACCGACGATCACTACCAGCTCGACCTGAACTTCACGCACGCCTTCCCGATCGGCGACACCTTCCGGATCGAGGCCCGCGTCGACGTCTTCAACATCTTCGACAACCAGACGGGGTACAACGTCCAGGACAACGTCCACACGGCCAACCCCGGGACGTATCAGACCTTCTACGACCCGCGCCGGTTCCAGTTCGCCCTCAAGCTCGAGTTCTAG
- a CDS encoding sulfatase-like hydrolase/transferase, whose product MVQGGRFHLRIVTAAALALAFGCAREAERAAPPPQRPSLLLVTLDTTRADALAPESHAATPGFAALAARGMRFSQAYAAAPTTLPSHASMLTGLTPAGHGVHENGRRLGDHVPVVAERLLQLGYGTAAFVSGYPLERPFGLARGFERYDDAFGAGKVERSSRETTDRALAWLSAGDARPRFLWVHYYDPHEPYAPPEPFRSRFPADPYQGEVAAMDHDLARLLAAFETGRGGRSVRIIVAADHGEGRGDHGEMLHGNLLYQGVMRVPLVLAGDGVEPGTRSDPVSLRQIHATLLGWAGEKAEGGLLSPADGPVLGEAMQPFLNYRWQPQVMAVAGRHKLILSGRLELYDVVDDPREERDLAGLVTPDRALVRAVAAYPLPGQGGAVTPSTPLAEEERRRLASLGYLVSGETPKAVPAGAPRAADMTALFGDLDAASLAFGDERWARAAQSFERILARDPGNLMTAVRLAVCQSMLGRERAALSTFDLARRIDPRSIEVRHYLGMHHLKEGQYDLAAGHFEAVLAAQPDRLAAIEGLAQVRARQGRLAEAAELLTRAVPLSGDAGTRLAEVGLLRMQLGETGPAIGALEQARDLQGSSFRRSLELGVLYLAARRLDDARAALDRVPPDHPEAAMALFKRAQVSVLLGEPDSRERIRAAWARADPATRRLIADERLFSGLLP is encoded by the coding sequence ATGGTCCAGGGCGGCCGCTTCCACCTCCGAATCGTCACGGCCGCAGCCCTCGCGCTCGCGTTCGGCTGCGCCCGCGAGGCCGAGCGAGCCGCACCGCCGCCGCAGCGCCCGTCGCTGCTCCTGGTCACGCTCGACACCACGCGGGCCGACGCGCTCGCGCCCGAGTCCCACGCCGCGACACCCGGTTTTGCCGCCCTGGCAGCCCGCGGGATGCGCTTCAGCCAGGCCTACGCGGCCGCACCGACGACCCTGCCGTCGCACGCGTCGATGCTGACCGGCCTCACCCCGGCCGGTCACGGCGTCCACGAGAACGGCCGCCGGCTCGGGGACCACGTCCCGGTCGTCGCCGAACGCCTGCTCCAGCTCGGCTACGGCACGGCCGCCTTCGTCTCGGGGTATCCGCTCGAGCGTCCGTTCGGGCTCGCCCGGGGGTTCGAGCGCTACGACGACGCGTTCGGAGCGGGCAAGGTCGAGCGGAGCTCGCGCGAGACGACCGACCGCGCGCTCGCCTGGCTTTCGGCCGGCGATGCGCGGCCACGCTTTCTCTGGGTTCACTATTACGATCCGCACGAGCCGTACGCCCCGCCGGAGCCCTTCCGCAGCCGCTTCCCGGCGGATCCCTACCAGGGCGAGGTCGCGGCCATGGACCACGACCTGGCGCGCCTGCTCGCGGCGTTCGAGACCGGCCGGGGCGGGCGCTCGGTGCGGATCATCGTCGCCGCCGATCACGGTGAAGGGCGCGGCGATCACGGCGAGATGCTGCACGGCAACCTCCTCTACCAGGGCGTCATGCGGGTCCCGCTCGTCCTCGCCGGCGACGGCGTCGAGCCGGGGACGCGCTCCGATCCGGTGAGCCTGCGCCAGATCCACGCGACGCTCCTCGGCTGGGCCGGAGAGAAGGCCGAGGGAGGGCTTCTCTCCCCCGCCGACGGACCCGTGCTCGGCGAGGCGATGCAGCCGTTCCTGAACTACCGCTGGCAGCCGCAGGTGATGGCCGTCGCCGGCCGCCACAAGCTGATCCTCTCGGGGCGCCTCGAGCTCTACGACGTCGTCGACGATCCGCGGGAGGAGCGCGACCTGGCCGGGCTCGTGACGCCCGACCGGGCGCTCGTCCGCGCCGTCGCCGCGTACCCGCTGCCGGGACAGGGCGGCGCCGTCACCCCTTCGACGCCCCTCGCAGAGGAGGAGCGCCGGCGGCTCGCGAGCCTCGGATACCTCGTCTCGGGGGAGACGCCGAAAGCGGTGCCCGCCGGCGCGCCCCGCGCCGCGGACATGACGGCGCTCTTCGGCGACCTCGACGCCGCCTCGCTCGCCTTCGGCGACGAACGCTGGGCCAGGGCCGCCCAGTCCTTCGAGCGCATCCTCGCGCGCGACCCCGGAAACCTGATGACGGCCGTGCGCCTGGCGGTCTGCCAGTCGATGCTCGGCAGGGAACGGGCCGCACTCTCCACGTTCGACCTCGCCAGGCGCATCGACCCGCGCTCGATCGAGGTGCGCCACTACCTCGGCATGCACCACCTGAAGGAGGGCCAGTACGACCTGGCCGCCGGGCACTTCGAGGCCGTGCTGGCCGCTCAGCCCGACCGCCTGGCGGCGATCGAGGGGCTGGCCCAGGTCCGGGCCCGCCAGGGACGGCTCGCCGAAGCGGCAGAGCTCCTGACGCGCGCCGTGCCGCTCTCCGGCGATGCGGGCACGCGCCTCGCCGAGGTCGGTCTCCTGCGCATGCAGCTCGGAGAGACCGGGCCGGCGATCGGGGCGCTCGAGCAGGCTCGGGACCTACAGGGATCGAGCTTCCGGCGCAGTCTCGAGCTCGGCGTGCTCTATCTCGCGGCCCGCCGGCTCGACGACGCCCGGGCCGCCCTCGATCGCGTCCCGCCCGACCACCCGGAGGCGGCGATGGCGCTGTTCAAGCGGGCGCAGGTCAGCGTGCTGCTCGGCGAGCCCGACAGCCGCGAGCGCATCCGTGCGGCGTGGGCGCGCGCCGACCCGGCCACCCGGCGGCTCATCGCCGACGAGCGGCTGTTCTCCGGCCTGCTTCCCTGA
- a CDS encoding S46 family peptidase → MWMPQQIPDLAPRLKELGFTGDAKIWADLTGFPMNAVVSLGGCSASFISPDGLIATNHHCVQGSLQYNSTPEKNLIVDGYLARTREEELSNGPGSRVWVTVSVKEVTDEITGKIDPKLTDRKRYDVIERRVKERTAACEKDGLRCRVASFFEGLRYFEIGQLEINDVRLVYAPPQGIGNYGGETDNWQWPRHTGDFSFYRAYVGKDGKPASYSKENVPYKPKHFLKVSPKGASPGELIFVAGYPGRTQRHETFAEVKDRTQWALPQSVKRSREMIALLEETTKGQKELEIKAEPRMRGLQNGMKKNDGVLAGLLKGGILARKEEKQKALEAWIAADPGRQKEYGPVLAELAAMQAESLKTRERDTALGTISFGSTLLGTADNLHRLSLERPKKDVDRDPAYQERNWTRMREGLERMQRTYDHRIDRPMLRYALLGAAALPADQRIAPLDTLVGFSAGMAKDDAAKKIDTYLDALYAGTKLAEKDFRLGLFDKSTKEIVDTKDTAVQLAVALHPVMEANRERDKANDGKRSRLRPQYMRALLAQGGGLVPPDANSTLRVTFGRVMGVDPRDGMRYLPQTTLQGVVDKHTGEGEFDSPDRLLEAVKALRAGKKSPYFDEKLGDVPVDFMSDVDTTGGNSGSAVLNSQGELVGLLFDGTLETVASDFLFDTEKTRSIQVDSRYLLWVWDAVEGAKHLLDEVGIK, encoded by the coding sequence ATGTGGATGCCCCAGCAGATCCCCGACCTCGCCCCCCGCCTGAAGGAGCTCGGCTTCACGGGCGATGCGAAGATCTGGGCCGACCTGACCGGCTTCCCGATGAACGCCGTCGTCTCGCTCGGCGGCTGCAGCGCGTCGTTCATCTCCCCCGACGGCCTCATCGCGACGAACCACCACTGCGTGCAGGGGTCGCTCCAGTACAACTCGACCCCCGAGAAGAACCTCATCGTCGACGGCTACCTCGCGCGGACGCGCGAGGAGGAGCTCTCGAACGGCCCCGGGTCCCGCGTCTGGGTGACGGTCTCCGTGAAGGAGGTCACCGACGAGATCACCGGGAAGATCGACCCGAAGCTGACGGACCGCAAGCGCTACGACGTCATCGAGCGCCGGGTGAAGGAGCGGACCGCCGCCTGCGAGAAGGACGGCCTCCGCTGCCGGGTCGCCTCGTTCTTCGAGGGGCTCCGCTACTTCGAGATCGGCCAGCTCGAGATCAACGACGTCCGCCTCGTCTACGCCCCCCCGCAGGGAATCGGCAACTACGGCGGCGAGACCGACAACTGGCAGTGGCCCCGCCACACGGGCGACTTCTCCTTCTACCGCGCCTACGTCGGCAAGGACGGCAAGCCCGCCTCCTACTCCAAGGAGAACGTCCCGTACAAGCCGAAGCACTTCCTGAAGGTCTCCCCGAAGGGTGCGAGCCCGGGCGAGCTGATCTTCGTCGCCGGCTACCCCGGCCGGACCCAGCGCCACGAGACCTTCGCCGAGGTGAAGGACCGGACCCAGTGGGCCCTCCCCCAGTCCGTGAAGCGCAGCAGGGAGATGATCGCCCTCCTCGAGGAGACGACGAAGGGGCAGAAGGAGCTCGAGATCAAGGCGGAGCCGCGGATGCGCGGCCTCCAGAACGGAATGAAGAAGAACGACGGCGTCCTCGCCGGGCTCCTGAAGGGCGGGATCCTCGCCCGGAAGGAAGAGAAGCAGAAGGCCCTCGAGGCGTGGATCGCCGCCGACCCCGGGCGCCAGAAGGAATACGGCCCGGTCCTCGCGGAGCTCGCGGCGATGCAGGCCGAGAGCCTGAAGACGCGCGAGCGGGACACGGCGCTCGGAACGATCTCGTTCGGCTCGACCCTCCTCGGCACCGCAGACAACCTCCACCGTCTCTCCCTCGAGCGCCCGAAGAAGGACGTCGACCGCGACCCGGCCTACCAGGAGCGCAACTGGACGCGGATGAGAGAAGGCCTCGAGCGGATGCAGAGGACCTACGACCACCGCATCGACCGCCCGATGCTCCGCTACGCGCTCCTCGGCGCGGCGGCGCTGCCGGCCGACCAGCGGATCGCCCCGCTCGACACGCTCGTCGGCTTCTCGGCGGGCATGGCGAAGGACGACGCGGCGAAGAAGATCGACACCTACCTCGACGCCCTCTACGCCGGCACGAAGCTCGCCGAGAAGGACTTCCGCCTCGGCCTCTTCGACAAGTCGACGAAGGAGATCGTCGACACGAAGGACACCGCCGTCCAGCTCGCCGTCGCCCTCCACCCGGTGATGGAGGCGAACCGCGAGCGCGACAAGGCGAACGACGGCAAGCGCTCGCGCCTGCGGCCGCAGTACATGCGCGCCCTCCTCGCGCAGGGCGGCGGTCTCGTGCCGCCCGACGCGAACTCCACTCTGCGCGTCACGTTCGGCCGCGTCATGGGCGTCGACCCGCGCGACGGTATGCGCTACCTCCCCCAGACGACCCTCCAGGGCGTCGTCGACAAGCACACGGGCGAGGGCGAGTTCGACTCTCCGGACCGGCTCCTCGAGGCCGTGAAGGCGCTCCGCGCCGGGAAGAAGTCCCCCTACTTCGACGAGAAGCTGGGCGACGTCCCGGTCGACTTCATGTCCGACGTCGACACGACCGGCGGCAACTCCGGCTCGGCCGTCCTCAACTCGCAGGGCGAGCTCGTCGGCC